Proteins from one Apteryx mantelli isolate bAptMan1 unplaced genomic scaffold, bAptMan1.hap1 HAP1_SCAFFOLD_168, whole genome shotgun sequence genomic window:
- the LOC136995876 gene encoding ankyrin repeat domain-containing protein 7-like yields MKRLFGLFSKGQGLPPLPSGGASLPCVGAASELREKELGKLHRAAASGDLARVRRLWWLPRLGINRRDKAKRTPLHLACANGHSEVVSYLVGNKCKLDPRDNFKRSPLMKAVQCQQEECVAILLAHGADPNLADVNGSTALHLAAIAPNTSLAGQLLEHNARIDARNEMGYTPLALAVSEHHEEMVEFLLKKGADVHARDQSERTPLMLAASAGDMSMIEVLLRYGADLSQEDVLGWTAEDCARTSGRARVSQHLVDSAVGEKAGEASAGGAKGVPALSTPPGAGAAGFALGACALASGGRILNRGGADEENPYGLFFWWLVLLKLTVFTTDFSGGIVDIGRMLEEEESDDSCPASEEENHSSAAKLRCMALGLRCDEDCKCGAGTQAVLLEMQEESPERKGEEATGGPQVADAAEAPAGVR; encoded by the exons ATGAAGAGGCTCTTCGGGCTcttcagcaaggggcaggggctgccgccGTTGCCGTCCGGCGGCGCTTCCCTGCCCTGTGTCGGCGCCGCCTCCGAGCTCcgcgagaaggagctgggcaagctgcaccgcgcggccgcCAGCGGCGACCTGGCGCGGGTGCGGCGGCTGTGGTGGCTGCCGAGACTCGGCATCAACAGGCGGGACAAGGCGAAGCG gacacctctgcatcttgcttgcgCTAACGGGCATTCGGAGGTTGTTTCCTATTTAGTAGGAAACAAGTGCAAGCTGGATCCTCGTGACAATTTCAAGAGATCGCCGCTGATGAAG gcagtacagtgccagcaagaagaatgcGTTGCTATTCTGCTAGCACACGGTGCCGACCCTAATCTGGCCGATGTTAacggcagcactgcccttcacctcgctgccattgctcctaacacctctctaGCAGGGCAGTTACTGGAGCACAATGCCCGTATTGATGCACGGAATGAG atgggatacactccccttgctcttgctgtgtccgaacatcacgaagagatggtggagttcctgcttaaaaagggagctgacgtgcacgctcgagatcagtctgaaag GACCCCTCttatgcttgctgcttctgctggggacaTGAGCATGATAGAAGTTCTTCTTCGCTATGGTGCTGATCTTTCCCAGGAAGACGTTCTTGGATGGACAGCGGAGGATTGCGCTAGAACTTCTGGACGTGCTCG tgttagtcaacacctggtagactctgcagtcggggaaaaggcgggagaagcttctgcaggcggcgcaaagggcgtgccagcgcttagcacgcctcccggagcaggagctgctggctttgcattgggtgcctgcgctctggccagcggaggtaggatccttaaccgtggaggagctgatgaggaaaatccctacggccttttcttttggtggcttgtATTGTTGAAGCTTACCGTgttcaccactgacttcagtggag GCATTGTTGACATTGGAAG aatgttggaggaagaggagagtgatgacagctgtcctgcttctgaggaagaaaaccacaGTTCAGCTGCCAAG ttgcggTGTATGGCGTTGGGACTGCGCTGTGATGAAGACTGCAAGTGTGGTGCTGGaacccaggctgtactgctggagatgcag GAAGAATCACCTGAACGGAAGGGAGAGGAGGCTACCGGTGGTCCTCAAGTTGCGGAtgctgcagaagcccctgctggtgtgagag